In the Caballeronia sp. LZ062 genome, one interval contains:
- a CDS encoding NAD(P)-dependent oxidoreductase, whose product MCSTGARAARRGLRGDRSSMTLIGERTQAMDIGFIGLGEMGGAMASNALKAGHTVRVWNRSRDKTRALADQGASVVDTPEQAFSGDAVFSMLADDNALRSVLVEGGLLKHASKGLVHVNMATISAALAVELAQLHAQHGVAYVAAPVLGRPDVAAAGKLNILAAGADADIDRVQPVLDAMGQKTWRVGQQPEHANVLKLAANFMLASAIETVGEAAALVTGHGIEAQTFLDVITNSLFPGPVYQGYGKMIAERRYEPALFKARLGLKDVRLAIAAGDAVNVPLPVASVVRDNLVDALAHGDGEKDFAVLGQVAARRAGR is encoded by the coding sequence ATGTGCTCTACTGGCGCACGGGCCGCGCGCCGTGGGCTGCGCGGCGACAGGTCATCAATGACGCTAATCGGCGAAAGGACACAGGCAATGGATATCGGATTCATCGGACTAGGCGAAATGGGCGGCGCGATGGCGAGCAACGCGCTGAAGGCGGGCCACACGGTGCGCGTGTGGAACCGCTCGCGCGACAAGACGCGGGCACTGGCGGATCAGGGCGCGTCCGTTGTCGATACGCCCGAACAGGCGTTTTCCGGCGATGCCGTGTTCTCCATGCTCGCCGACGACAACGCGCTGCGCTCGGTTCTCGTCGAAGGCGGCTTGCTCAAACATGCTTCGAAGGGCCTCGTGCACGTGAACATGGCGACGATTTCCGCTGCGCTCGCCGTGGAACTCGCGCAGTTGCACGCGCAGCACGGCGTCGCCTATGTCGCGGCGCCGGTGCTCGGACGGCCGGACGTCGCAGCGGCGGGCAAGCTGAACATCCTGGCGGCGGGCGCGGATGCGGACATCGACCGCGTGCAGCCGGTGCTCGACGCCATGGGCCAGAAAACGTGGCGCGTCGGCCAGCAGCCGGAGCACGCGAACGTGCTGAAGCTCGCGGCGAATTTCATGCTCGCGTCGGCGATCGAAACCGTCGGCGAAGCGGCGGCGCTGGTCACGGGACACGGCATCGAGGCGCAGACGTTCCTCGACGTCATCACGAACTCGCTGTTTCCGGGGCCGGTGTATCAGGGCTACGGGAAGATGATCGCGGAGCGCCGCTATGAACCCGCGCTTTTCAAGGCGCGACTCGGGCTGAAGGACGTGCGCCTCGCAATCGCCGCCGGCGATGCGGTGAACGTGCCGTTGCCCGTGGCGAGCGTGGTGCGCGATAACCTCGTCGATGCCCTCGCTCACGGCGACGGCGAGAAGGATTTCGCCGTGCTGGGGCAAGTGGCGGCGAGGCGCGCGGGGCGGTGA
- a CDS encoding LysE family translocator produces MSLHVWWLFVATVFVISAIPGPNMLLVMTHGARFGLRRSFATMAGCLTALVLMLSVSAAGLGVFLQAWPRLFDALRLIGAAYLVWLGVKSWRAKASAVAVDESSHDARAQSAKPAALYRNGFLIAGSNPKSILFAAALLPQFIDAARPVLPQFAVLVATLAVIEVSWYAVYAGLGARIGEKLKSAAVAQAFNRLTGGVFVGFGAMMALLKH; encoded by the coding sequence ATGAGTCTGCATGTCTGGTGGCTGTTCGTCGCCACGGTGTTCGTCATATCCGCGATTCCGGGTCCCAACATGCTGCTCGTCATGACGCACGGCGCGCGCTTCGGCCTGCGCCGCTCATTCGCGACGATGGCGGGCTGCCTAACCGCGCTCGTGCTGATGCTGTCGGTATCGGCGGCGGGGCTCGGCGTGTTCTTACAGGCATGGCCGCGTCTCTTCGACGCGCTGCGCCTCATCGGCGCGGCGTATCTCGTGTGGCTCGGCGTGAAAAGCTGGCGCGCGAAGGCGAGCGCGGTGGCCGTTGACGAGAGCAGCCACGACGCGCGAGCGCAGTCCGCAAAACCGGCTGCGCTTTATCGCAACGGCTTTCTGATTGCAGGCAGCAATCCGAAGTCGATCCTCTTCGCGGCGGCGCTGCTGCCGCAATTCATCGACGCGGCGCGGCCCGTGCTGCCGCAATTCGCCGTGCTCGTCGCGACGCTCGCGGTCATCGAGGTGAGCTGGTACGCGGTGTATGCGGGCCTCGGCGCGCGCATCGGCGAGAAGCTCAAGAGCGCGGCGGTCGCGCAGGCGTTCAATCGGCTGACGGGCGGCGTGTTCGTCGGCTTCGGCGCGATGATGGCGCTGCTTAAGCACTGA
- a CDS encoding response regulator: MSKRILIADDDDDALAGLANLLNGLGHEVALAANGAQAVEVAAQFAPEVVILDLGMPLVDGLAAARALRQSPNGAAMLLVALTGWGQPQHRDMTLEAGFDIHLVKPILADQLQFILSMTQP; the protein is encoded by the coding sequence GTGAGCAAGCGCATCCTGATAGCCGATGACGACGACGACGCGCTCGCCGGACTCGCGAACCTGTTGAACGGGCTGGGTCACGAAGTGGCGCTCGCCGCCAACGGCGCGCAGGCGGTCGAAGTGGCGGCGCAATTCGCGCCCGAAGTGGTGATCCTCGATCTCGGCATGCCGCTCGTGGACGGCCTCGCCGCCGCGCGCGCGTTGCGCCAGTCGCCGAACGGAGCGGCCATGCTGCTCGTCGCGCTGACGGGATGGGGTCAGCCGCAGCATCGCGACATGACGTTGGAGGCGGGATTCGACATCCACCTCGTCAAGCCGATCTTGGCGGATCAACTGCAGTTCATTTTGTCGATGACGCAGCCTTGA